One segment of Elusimicrobiota bacterium DNA contains the following:
- a CDS encoding BatA domain-containing protein, with protein MAPTFLNPIFAWAALFAAAGVIVIHFYQRRQTGRKFVFTNMRLLRDILEERLPQRRLRDVLLALLRALALALALAALGRPILKGLFEAESPGASGRREFWMVMDQSFSMAYKDAGGSSMLSRSQQAAELVGRTIEESFPGASIGVFSFSQSAEESAALAPGQGGSWRQALGSTSVVTRTTSQAAWVKYLTGRASLDRVGGVFVFTDMARHGFNPSAAAGSWPGNVPVVFVNAHSEPPANRRLTARYDQGAGHAEVDIFCYGAQAKPPELALRVEDAVNHATLAASRVKNCGRTTLPLAALVKENAERPVRLALEEDRLAIDDQEYLVLTAQSEGSILIIDGEPGRRAAESESFYIREALRVMHGASRWSWITEDEANRLAPSGRLADAVGQIWLLHPKKLSPALIDLLRDYLGRHNSKLIVTAGEHVDRDGLAKLLGVIAGPAQEGGDGRLVIADDEPAPVSSGAGQSASDAKWLGTVSRGTVRAFELDRVHVSRFLRLEQGLSKQKSLLVFESSGVQTPLLAEGRAGLGRVFLLLTSADLEWSNLPLKGFFVTLIRALVEETAVETLPRRAALQTSWNAALPDGAFGPPSAVAPSGAALAGRAQEGGVSLGPLDELGIYRLRWGHLPLAVARQDAPQFLATYLDHSAQESDLAQASNREIRSLLGPEAAWVSVTVSEILRNPKKAAALLGAKELTRPFLVAVLCLLAAESAAGLFFSGKPK; from the coding sequence TTCGCCTGGGCCGCTTTATTCGCGGCTGCGGGCGTTATTGTCATTCATTTTTATCAGCGCCGCCAAACGGGCCGCAAATTTGTCTTCACTAATATGCGCCTGCTGCGGGATATCTTGGAGGAACGCCTCCCTCAGCGGCGTTTAAGGGACGTCCTTTTGGCTTTGCTGCGCGCTTTGGCGCTGGCGTTGGCGCTGGCGGCCTTGGGGCGGCCCATCCTTAAGGGTTTGTTCGAGGCCGAATCCCCCGGCGCCAGCGGGCGGCGTGAATTTTGGATGGTGATGGATCAATCTTTTTCCATGGCTTATAAAGACGCGGGCGGTTCATCCATGCTTTCGCGCAGCCAGCAGGCGGCCGAACTCGTCGGCCGGACCATCGAGGAATCCTTCCCCGGAGCGTCCATCGGCGTTTTTTCTTTTTCCCAGTCCGCAGAGGAAAGCGCGGCCCTGGCTCCCGGGCAGGGGGGATCGTGGCGCCAAGCGCTGGGATCGACGAGCGTCGTCACTCGTACCACGAGCCAGGCGGCCTGGGTGAAATATTTAACCGGACGCGCGTCCCTGGATCGCGTCGGCGGCGTGTTTGTGTTCACGGACATGGCCCGCCATGGGTTCAACCCGTCGGCTGCGGCCGGATCGTGGCCTGGGAACGTGCCGGTTGTTTTCGTCAACGCGCATTCGGAGCCTCCGGCGAACCGGCGCTTGACGGCGCGCTACGATCAAGGCGCCGGCCACGCCGAAGTCGATATTTTTTGTTACGGGGCCCAGGCCAAGCCGCCGGAACTAGCCCTGCGCGTCGAAGACGCCGTCAATCACGCGACATTGGCGGCGAGTCGCGTCAAAAATTGCGGCCGGACGACCTTGCCGCTGGCTGCTTTGGTTAAGGAAAACGCGGAGCGACCCGTGCGTCTGGCTCTTGAAGAAGACCGGCTCGCGATTGATGATCAGGAGTATCTGGTGCTGACCGCGCAAAGCGAAGGATCGATCTTGATCATCGACGGCGAGCCGGGCCGCCGCGCCGCGGAAAGCGAAAGTTTTTATATCCGGGAGGCGCTTCGGGTCATGCACGGCGCCTCCCGTTGGAGCTGGATCACCGAGGATGAAGCCAATCGCTTGGCGCCGTCGGGACGGCTGGCGGACGCCGTCGGGCAGATATGGCTGCTGCATCCTAAAAAACTTTCTCCTGCTTTAATCGATCTGCTGCGCGATTATCTTGGGCGACACAACAGCAAACTCATCGTCACCGCCGGGGAACATGTGGATCGCGACGGACTGGCGAAGCTCTTGGGCGTCATCGCCGGTCCGGCGCAAGAAGGGGGTGATGGGAGGCTCGTGATCGCAGACGATGAGCCCGCGCCGGTTTCCTCAGGCGCGGGCCAATCCGCGTCCGACGCCAAATGGCTGGGGACGGTTTCGCGCGGTACGGTCCGGGCCTTTGAGCTTGACCGCGTTCATGTCAGCCGTTTCCTGCGCTTGGAACAGGGTTTAAGCAAGCAAAAATCCCTTCTGGTTTTCGAAAGTTCCGGTGTTCAAACGCCGTTGCTGGCCGAGGGGCGCGCGGGTTTGGGGCGGGTTTTTTTATTGCTGACGAGCGCGGATTTGGAATGGTCCAATTTGCCGCTGAAAGGATTTTTCGTGACCTTGATCCGGGCGTTGGTTGAGGAAACGGCCGTCGAGACCCTGCCGCGCAGGGCGGCCTTGCAGACAAGCTGGAACGCGGCTCTTCCCGACGGCGCTTTCGGGCCGCCGTCCGCCGTCGCTCCTTCGGGAGCGGCGCTCGCCGGGCGCGCTCAAGAGGGCGGCGTTTCGCTCGGGCCGCTCGATGAATTGGGGATTTATCGCTTGAGGTGGGGGCATCTTCCCTTGGCCGTCGCCCGGCAGGATGCGCCGCAATTTTTAGCGACGTATCTGGATCATTCGGCGCAGGAGTCCGACCTGGCTCAAGCGTCGAACCGGGAAATCCGTTCGCTCCTCGGGCCTGAGGCCGCGTGGGTTTCAGTGACTGTTTCCGAAATCCTGAGGAATCCCAAAAAAGCGGCCGCGCTGTTGGGCGCCAAGGAATTGACGCGGCCTTTTCTTGTCGCGGTGTTGTGCCTGTTGGCCGCGGAATCGGCCGCCGGACTGTTTTTTTCGGGGAAGCCCAAATGA